The following are encoded together in the Novipirellula galeiformis genome:
- a CDS encoding PDZ domain-containing protein has translation MNRSRYLWMLVLAALVWPSDVRAQPQAVQVDTAQFDDTAPGTRIVSETYRLGFMAHAQPGLGLVVDSVTPNGPATRITRTDGSNRRGILEVGDVITAVDGVPLNSMDDYYRAMDRSKPNQGRVMLTIMDVNSGRRIHWSAQGDLVHIANRPNLDDAMVYRLQFRGMEVPGGIRIDQITPNGPLTKLTNRDGAITWAEVGDVLTSLNGVPVQSFPQFFQLMEQARATGGFVNLTLRDINTGRLVPLRAQAVLVNSGVPLTNGDRKIHVLICGLTEDQSIGEAISRSVDALSTQIQTAIAPEFVGSFREITGPECNATAIIRAVNSIQTSPNDTLFCYYLGHGAYDPARAGFNDPSQGHFFQIPSGDLMRHELWDRLRRKGTRLTTLITDTCNVQSIARPRSVLEQRMTQTRINDFTPLERLLLFNRGEIDISASSRDEFSWFTSSLGGWFTYNLCQRINKDSDWDAFLNTVSQNSNAYFQQRKMAILANPGNTASSVLNSLRGQQNMRPQAFRFAVNADPYRGNPPTGPRTLSDSLTVETGVN, from the coding sequence ATGAACCGCTCTCGTTACCTGTGGATGTTAGTCCTAGCCGCGCTCGTCTGGCCAAGTGACGTTCGGGCTCAACCGCAAGCGGTGCAAGTCGATACAGCGCAGTTCGATGACACGGCGCCGGGCACCCGGATCGTCTCCGAGACTTACCGTCTAGGATTTATGGCTCACGCCCAACCTGGACTCGGGCTCGTGGTGGATTCGGTCACTCCCAATGGACCGGCAACACGGATCACGCGTACCGACGGTTCCAACCGACGAGGCATTTTGGAGGTCGGAGATGTGATCACCGCCGTCGATGGTGTCCCGTTGAATTCGATGGATGACTACTATCGAGCAATGGATCGATCCAAACCGAATCAAGGGCGTGTGATGCTCACCATCATGGATGTCAATTCGGGCCGACGGATTCATTGGAGCGCCCAAGGGGACCTCGTTCACATCGCCAATCGGCCCAATCTGGACGACGCGATGGTGTATCGCCTGCAATTCCGCGGCATGGAGGTTCCCGGTGGAATTCGCATTGATCAAATCACGCCCAATGGCCCGCTGACAAAACTAACCAACCGCGATGGTGCAATCACATGGGCGGAAGTGGGTGACGTGCTGACTTCGCTCAATGGCGTTCCCGTTCAAAGCTTCCCCCAATTCTTCCAACTGATGGAGCAGGCCCGAGCGACAGGAGGCTTCGTCAACCTGACGCTGCGTGACATCAACACCGGTCGACTCGTTCCCCTTCGCGCCCAAGCCGTGTTGGTCAATTCGGGTGTTCCCCTCACGAACGGGGACCGAAAGATTCATGTTTTGATTTGCGGCTTGACTGAAGATCAAAGTATCGGCGAGGCGATTTCACGAAGCGTCGACGCATTGTCCACCCAGATTCAGACCGCCATTGCACCCGAGTTTGTTGGCAGCTTCCGAGAGATCACTGGACCGGAGTGTAATGCAACCGCGATCATTCGTGCGGTCAACTCCATCCAAACCTCGCCCAACGACACGCTCTTTTGTTACTACTTGGGACACGGCGCCTATGATCCCGCGCGAGCCGGGTTCAATGATCCATCGCAAGGTCATTTCTTTCAAATCCCCAGCGGAGATCTGATGCGCCACGAACTATGGGATCGGTTGCGTCGCAAAGGAACACGGCTGACCACGTTGATCACCGACACATGCAATGTCCAATCCATCGCTCGGCCACGTAGCGTGTTGGAACAGCGGATGACTCAGACGCGGATCAACGACTTTACGCCGCTAGAAAGACTTCTGTTGTTCAATCGTGGCGAAATCGACATCAGCGCGAGTTCCCGTGATGAGTTCAGCTGGTTCACGTCAAGTCTTGGAGGTTGGTTCACCTATAACTTGTGTCAACGAATCAACAAGGATTCCGATTGGGATGCGTTTCTGAATACGGTTTCGCAAAATTCGAATGCGTACTTCCAGCAGCGGAAAATGGCGATCCTGGCCAATCCAGGGAATACTGCAAGCAGCGTGTTGAACAGCTTGCGTGGCCAACAAAACATGCGACCTCAAGCGTTCCGTTTCGCCGTGAACGCTGACCCCTATCGTGGCAATCCGCCCACCGGACCACGCACGCTATCGGATTCGTTGACGGTGGAAACGGGCGTGAATTGA
- a CDS encoding sulfatase-like hydrolase/transferase, with translation MRRAILWIVGVLVTVPTVLQSAERPNVLLIVSDDQGYNDLGELGNGILTPNLDRLAKEGTRLTNFYVAWPACTPSRASLLTGRYPQRNGVYDMIRNEAPDYGHRYSAEEYAVSFERVGGMDEREVIIPEVLRSAGYKNGIFGKWDLGTLKRYMPTSRGFDDFYGFTNTGIDYFTHERYGVPSMVRNLSPSEADKGTYCTYLFEREALRFLGEHASQDPFFLYVPFNAPHNSSALEPEIRSSVQAPEKFKQMYPPVKAETRVTNKYRYGTPATVATAESRRRDYRAAVTCMDASIGKFIDTLERKQILDNTIVIFFSDNGGSGGADNAPLRGRKGQTWEGGIRVPCIVRWPDGGVKAGHVSDQFLSSLELLPSLAAAADTPLPTGVVLDGYDWWPTLRGEASSPRTEMFWKRRDLIGARVGKWKWVKMGDAGGLFDLESDIAEKKDHSKSHPEILAMLKARYADWIKEMESAEPRGPFRDF, from the coding sequence ATGCGAAGGGCAATTTTATGGATCGTTGGCGTTTTAGTGACGGTCCCCACGGTGCTGCAATCGGCCGAACGCCCAAATGTTTTGCTGATCGTCTCGGATGACCAGGGTTACAACGACCTTGGTGAACTCGGCAACGGCATCTTGACTCCGAATCTCGACCGCTTGGCCAAGGAGGGAACACGGCTCACCAACTTTTATGTCGCGTGGCCGGCCTGCACGCCGTCCCGAGCGAGTTTGTTGACGGGACGGTATCCGCAGCGGAACGGGGTTTACGACATGATCCGCAACGAGGCTCCGGATTACGGTCACCGCTATTCCGCCGAAGAATATGCCGTCTCGTTTGAGCGTGTCGGCGGAATGGACGAACGTGAAGTGATTATTCCGGAAGTGCTGAGGTCGGCGGGCTACAAGAACGGGATCTTTGGGAAGTGGGATCTCGGAACGTTGAAGCGATACATGCCCACGTCACGTGGCTTCGATGACTTCTATGGTTTTACCAATACGGGAATCGACTACTTCACGCACGAGCGATACGGGGTGCCGTCGATGGTTCGCAATCTGTCGCCCAGCGAAGCGGACAAGGGAACGTACTGTACCTATTTGTTCGAGCGTGAGGCACTGCGGTTTCTGGGCGAACATGCCTCGCAGGATCCGTTCTTTTTATACGTGCCGTTCAATGCACCGCACAACTCATCGGCCCTCGAGCCGGAAATTCGCTCGTCAGTCCAGGCACCTGAGAAGTTCAAGCAGATGTACCCGCCTGTGAAAGCGGAAACAAGAGTCACAAACAAGTATCGGTACGGGACACCGGCTACCGTGGCCACCGCGGAATCGCGACGTCGGGACTACCGCGCCGCGGTGACGTGCATGGACGCATCGATCGGCAAGTTCATCGATACATTGGAACGCAAGCAGATTCTTGACAACACGATCGTCATCTTCTTTTCGGATAACGGTGGCAGCGGTGGAGCCGACAACGCCCCCTTGCGAGGACGCAAGGGGCAAACATGGGAGGGCGGTATTCGCGTGCCCTGCATCGTACGTTGGCCTGACGGCGGTGTGAAAGCGGGCCACGTCAGTGATCAATTTCTCTCAAGCCTAGAACTGTTGCCGAGTCTCGCCGCGGCGGCCGACACGCCGCTGCCAACGGGCGTCGTCTTGGACGGCTACGATTGGTGGCCTACGCTGCGGGGCGAAGCGTCGTCACCAAGAACCGAAATGTTTTGGAAGCGTCGAGATCTGATCGGAGCACGCGTTGGCAAATGGAAGTGGGTCAAGATGGGCGACGCGGGAGGTCTCTTCGATCTGGAATCCGACATCGCTGAGAAAAAGGATCACTCCAAATCGCATCCTGAAATACTCGCCATGCTGAAAGCACGCTACGCAGACTGGATCAAGGAAATGGAATCCGCGGAGCCACGCGGCCCGTTTCGTGATTTCTAG
- a CDS encoding prenyltransferase/squalene oxidase repeat-containing protein, with product MTSFSLNRRRLLQNAIAAACLPIISHRLGERNCIADEPLSTLYIPDDIDRAVKKGVQYLADTQRDTGALADRNHHVTMTSLAIMAMASIGTQPGDESEWGQVMQRAIDFVLTPKHQDDTGYFGKSDGSRMYGHGIITLMLTEVLGMGASIDQNTRIHKALVPALKLILAAQKVSKPQTHQGGWRYEPRSTDSDLSASVWQLMALRSAKNDGVDVPGEAIDQAVKYLEASYTSPRRSRRGTGEVSGFSYTPGTHQATFTMTSAGLLAMQVCGLYDSPMVAGAAEWLMQNPPQVNERYFFYGIYYYAQGMHQVGGKHAETAAGLVPKLLLDTQHQDGFWKPQREENSYGQVYATALAVLSLSVRYHYLPIYQR from the coding sequence ATGACATCATTCTCACTCAACCGTCGCAGGCTGCTTCAAAACGCGATCGCAGCTGCATGCCTGCCCATCATCAGCCATCGTCTGGGCGAGCGGAACTGCATTGCCGACGAACCGCTTAGCACCCTCTACATACCTGACGACATCGATCGCGCCGTCAAAAAGGGGGTTCAATACCTTGCCGACACGCAACGAGATACAGGGGCTCTCGCCGATCGCAATCATCACGTCACCATGACGTCGCTTGCGATCATGGCCATGGCATCGATTGGAACGCAACCGGGCGACGAGTCTGAATGGGGGCAAGTGATGCAGCGTGCGATCGACTTTGTGTTGACGCCTAAGCATCAAGACGACACAGGTTACTTCGGCAAATCCGATGGCTCCCGAATGTACGGCCATGGAATCATCACCCTGATGCTCACCGAAGTGCTCGGCATGGGAGCATCGATCGACCAAAACACTCGCATCCACAAAGCTTTAGTGCCCGCACTCAAGCTGATTTTGGCCGCACAGAAAGTGAGCAAGCCGCAAACGCATCAAGGAGGATGGCGTTACGAGCCGCGCAGTACGGACTCGGATCTTAGCGCATCGGTTTGGCAATTGATGGCGTTGCGTTCGGCAAAAAACGATGGAGTCGATGTCCCGGGCGAAGCAATCGACCAGGCGGTGAAGTACTTAGAAGCCTCCTACACCTCACCACGCCGATCGCGACGTGGCACAGGCGAAGTCAGTGGTTTTAGCTACACTCCGGGCACCCACCAAGCGACATTCACGATGACCTCGGCCGGCTTGCTGGCGATGCAGGTTTGTGGTTTGTACGATTCTCCGATGGTTGCGGGGGCGGCGGAGTGGTTGATGCAGAACCCACCGCAAGTCAACGAACGCTATTTCTTTTACGGGATCTACTACTACGCCCAAGGGATGCACCAAGTCGGTGGCAAGCACGCGGAGACGGCCGCCGGTTTGGTCCCAAAGTTGTTGCTCGACACTCAACATCAGGACGGTTTCTGGAAACCCCAGAGGGAAGAGAACAGCTATGGACAGGTTTACGCGACCGCGTTGGCGGTGCTCAGCTTGAGCGTCCGCTATCACTACCTGCCGATCTACCAACGCTAG